The stretch of DNA aaaataaagtatattttttgtctttgaagtttggtaaaaaaatttaaaaatactcctaagttttatttaattatttcaattttgtcccaaaaattttttatttgtatcaaatataccttcgacggctaaattttcaaaaaatttaagaccaatctaacaataatgtataaaaattatgcttgatttgcttgtgttgagggttactattatgaaattattgttgaattggccttaaatgttttgaaaaattagtcgtCAGgggtatatttgatacaaatcaaaaattttttggacaaaattaaaacaaatgaaCTTAgagaatttttaaaacttttgtcaaacttgagggacaaaaaatatattttatccattttaaaataatattgattttatcatttattacaaaaatacaaatttattttgcttgtggtATTTTCATAATTAAGTTCAATGCttcataatataaaaaaattataatataatacaaatttcaaatttcagtggctcatcattttcatataatcatattaataaaaaaattatactatacATAAGAAAACAAATTAAGTTGGTTcaaaattcattaattatatatcaaattataccaataaaaaaattaaaaaaatcaaaaccaatAAAACTGGTGCAATAATCAATTAAACAAAAaccacaaaaaattaatatttaactgtcttttttttgtctttaattctTTAAGTAAAAGGATTTTTTTGTCATTGAAAGATATACTAAAAGACAAAATTGTATCCGCTACCTGATCGTACATCGGAATTTCATGTTCCATAAAAGTAAGCGGAACATGTGATAATTTTCCTAAATTATATAGTATGTATTATATAAAtccaatattaatatatattattcctAGATGAGCAAAATGTGTTATATAACATTTTCTCTTTTGCAATTAAAgacctcctctctctctttattttatattatcaaatGGCAAaagattagtttttttttctctttatatattaatacaaaaagaagaattttgaaaGGAATTTATTGGGGAGAAGAATCTTTttcattatataatatatatattatactgAAAATtcagatataattaattttatataaaattgatagttGAAAACTGTTAGAggacaatttaattaaatttatcaaatcatttaatgtctctcaactatcaactccACATAAAATTATTTGCACACGAGTTTTCATCATATACATATATGTAGACGGGTATGATGCATTACCTAGATCACCGTTAATCACCGCAGCATGCAGTGCCGTTCGTCCATTGGGTCCTTCATATGCAGGTGATTCCACTCGCTCCAATATCTTGGACACGATTTTCGTATATCCCCTCTCTGAAGACAAGAAAAGTGGAGTCTCTTTGGCTTTATTAGCAATATTTGAAAGTTCAGGTTCCTCACGTAGCAAGATTTCTACTATTTCATAGTGACAATGGCGTATTGCCTCGTGTAACGCAGCATCATTCTCTTGGGTTTCAGCTCTTAAAAGCCTTTTCTCTGCACCAATTCCACTTTCAATTTCAAGCAACAAACCTTTGGCACGCTCTATTAGTAAATTTACTATAGCCAAGTGTCCGTACCTATAGTGAGATCCAAAATATTTTGTTActggaaagaaaaataatttctgcatgtggaaaaataaattatataatttttagtttaatttggaATTGTTCAAAgttggtaaaataaaaaaaaatcacttttagattaaaatagtaaattcatacataataaaattatttattataaatttaattatcagtaatatgttattttagcactttacaatttttttttcctttttcatatTACAAAACTTCTTATAGCTCTCTCAACACAAATCAACTTATCCTCCCGTTAATCAATTTTGGtcatcattttttattattaatttaatttttttagtctaataatttaaCTATATACTTTAATCCacacttttaaatattgataattaattactaacaaaaaattataaattctaatgACTCTATAAGGCCTTTAAATAGTTACTAATTAATTATGGGATTTGGATACATATTAAAATACGAAATAATTGcatatttatctttataatcaaattttataaatgataTTGTCCTCTTGCGTACCTAGCAGCCAAGTGAAGGGGCGTTTCTCCTTTGATGTTGGGAAGCAGAAGTAGACCTTCACACTTGTCTAAAATCTGTTGTACGAAACGTTCTGAAACGGGTTCTTGTTTGATACTTTTGTATCTGattagattttgaaatttaatttgaatctttAGGAGGAATGGTAGTGGAAGTAGACTTGGAGTTGTTTCTGTGGATGTTAAGTGCACGTGAAGGACCGTGTTTTTGTTTGGTGTGAGGATAGACTCAATGCTTTGGACATTGATGAATTCCTTGAAATTTCCTTCAACTGCAGCCTTGTAAAGCTCACGATCGATACATGTGATATTGTTGCTGGGTGGTGATACTAGTGATGACGATGacaaagacgaagaagaagaaggagcagACGAACCAAAATCCAGACTTGGGATTTCTATGGTCTCCATATGATTCTGCCTTCTTTTTTCAACGTTTCTGGTTTGTATTAAGTAAAGATATATTGAGATAGATAGTCTATAAgtgttatatataataatatataatatagacTGATGCTCAGGCTCAAAGGAAAAAACTGGATTCGTTAATTCAAGGTCAAGTGATAATtacttattaattaaaaaaccaCACAATTATACATCATTGTCGTCCttggttaaaaaaaaagggTAGCTTAGTTAAGTCAAGGTCAATTACTTATTAATCGGAAAAAGAAAAGCACAGAGTTATATccttaattaagaaaataaaaaatattattcgtaCCAAATTAGCTATTAAATTAATCGTCATGTATTAGgtcattttttatatgtatttcctattttaatatatatttatattaataattaattttaatgataaattttattgtaTACAATATAACGTAATTGTAAACAATGTAGTTAAGTATCGTCGGTGTCCTTGATTAGAATATTATTGGTGTTCTAATAGAAAAGTTTTAGGTAGAGTGAATACTTAATTTGGCATCTAAAATTTGATATTCAACTTAAATTGatctataaaattataattaatttaatttagtctaaaaaatttataatagtaattcacgttaattttttaattgatttctaTGAATCACGAGTTGATTTTGTACATtaacttattaaaatttaaaattttcgttTAAATTTTATGTAACTGACACTTACtagactttttaaaaatttgatcgACTTCCCAACATCATCACAAGGACGACAATAACTGTGAATTTCTctttcaacaattttttttccctCCTCGATCTTGCTAGTTGTGTGTCTTTAGGATCTACCGGAAAAAGAAATCACATTCCTCTCCAAaacttgattttaattatatgttcaaaaattttaatctaataacatgtttaaaaattttaattcaaattttaatccaCATATTTTACATCATAGACAGTAATTTAACTTTAGTTTATTACCTGATCGTTTTGACACAATTCCAAAATTTTTGTCCAAAATTTTTAGACGTCAAAAAAGTTTTTAGCATTGGTCTTTTACTACACAAGCAAATGGTTCTTCTCCTTCGAACCGAGTTATTGCCACGAGATGATTGAGAAGACTAGGATGCTATTGAATCTCAAAGATAACCTCTAACTTTTGCTTTGGAACATGATGGATTTTGGGGcaatggaaaagagaaaaattttagGTTAGGATTTTGccattttttacatttttaatttataatttttttttatcatcttaACGGTTATTTTGGCTATAAGTGCCACCTTAAATATTTCATGTCATCACCTCTATTAAGTATAACTGAGAAATTTAAAGGTGAGATTACATTGATgcctttttaaatattttagaataaaaataagatgaTTTAAACGTTAAGGATTAAAATAGAATTTACTCTAAACATTGagaactaaaataatattttatctaaaaataaaaataattttatatttgaatatttcatgcaaaaaaattttttatttatcaatatatttgAGTATAAGGATATGAAagtactattttatttatttattatatgaaaatatttttttaaaaaaaagattttttaaaaaaatatataaattataacatctcaaaaaagataattttttagtatttttattttatttattagaaatttattaaacatgctaaaaaataaaaaaaattattattttttttcaatttaatgacACATAAACAAACattaagagaaaaagaaatggtttggtaaaagtaatgaatttagatcttttaaattttaaatttatattttagagGATAAAATATGATCTTTTATctttgaatgatttttttttatatttatttttagtcttatctataaaataaatgataaaaaatcacattttattctctaaaataaaattcaaattttaaaaaattcaaacacaaaataataattgtTTTTAACCTTGATTTagtaaaagatatatatttaacatttttagAGCACATGGACTCTTGCTGTAtggatgataataataaaacatcTAAATTGATGCACTGTGTCGGAGGTTTTTGATTGGTAAGtgaacaaattaattaattaactgcaaattaaataaaaaatagaaggtCGTATTGGCTATGGCCCATTTTTCAATATCTTTCCAAGATAATACCTTTCTTTTGGAGTggtttttcattttgtatttttggtCTTCAGTTTATGGCTTTTTAAGAGGGTATATGCCTCGTCCAAAAAAGATGACAACAAAGCAGAAAGAGAgttgttttttaaataatagaaatatttgataataaaaaaaatttatttaaaattaaccaaaatttattttatttattatttattaattattataataattaataaatattaaataaagtaaattttaactattttttttgtctttctatAATTAtcgtttaaataaatattttaaatttttatcacaaaaaagaataaatgttttaaaaaaacttGCTTGGACCTCTTGGAGGATGGCAAAATGCAAGGCTATCTAGAAGGAGACAAAAGAAGCAGGATTCAAGTTGGATAAATATTTGGCTTCACGTGATTTGATGAATCAAAAGcaatagattttaaaattaaaattataaatcatattattaattaattatttttaattttagattttaaattttgaaaaatatggaTTTGCAATTAAACCAAATCACAATTCACATAAATACAAATACAGTTATTTCCAATACTACACTAACCTCTCAATCTCTATTTGCGATCTCCGGTCGCAGAGTCACCCCAGTGCCGCTGCACTTCCTTGCTATGTGAGATCGCACCGCAGCAGTCCCGTGCATCCTCTTTCCCGTTGCCTACCCGTCGCTGGCCGTGCAGGCCCTATCGCAGCCTCACCGTGCGCGGTAAGGCCATAGACGTCTAACGCCATACGTTGCTACATTTTCATACTTGTATAACCGTCACATGTATGGGTGGCAATAGGTaggggtagggtagggtttggaatcaaccctaaccctacccgtgggttgagatttttatataaactcaaCCCTATCCTACTCGCGGATTGAGAATatctcaaccctaaccctacccgctCTTAACCCGCGGGTACCCGACCCTATCCGCGGGTTACAAAAAAAGATGCAATATTATTAGataacttgatgataatttaaaatagaactgacttttatggaaaaaaaaagtttattaaattatcaattaatgatcttCTTTTAATAACTAAGGATCTTTTGCATTTAGTGAGAGGTCTTTGGTTCAACATCCACTtagaacatatttttatataagtatataacatatacatatatagggtGCGGGTTGGTCGGGTAGGGTTAAGGTTCAACCCGCACCCTACCCAACCCGCAAGAAAACCCTACccgtaccctaccctacccgctgTGGATTGGGTTGACAACCCTACCCGATCGGGTGGGATCGAATTGGGTACCCGCGGATAGGGTACATATTGCCACCCCTAATCACATGCATGTAAATAGAGTTTAACTTGAATGAACTGTTTTATGATGCTCTATTGTCATTCACCAACGACAATTTCTCTCATTCACACGTAGTCACTAATGAATAATAAGTCAAATGTTCAGTTCATTAGGTATGTAGATAGTTAGTCTAATACTTATGTGGCTGATTTGATTAAGTAGTTGCTAGTAACATATGTCGGTTGCCGGATGTTTAATTCAATAGATATGCAGATGGTTATGTTGATTCTTAATTGGATGGTTATTCCTTTTAATTCGATTTACTCATGCACAGTTAATCAATGActaaatattcaattaattagGTATGTAGATGGTTATCCTAATATTAGAATTTAAGAGGTAATTTAGGGgtggaatatttttttattttattagaccaATTCTAGAGcctattatttacattattcacaAAGATCATTCTCTACCTAGCAAAACCAATTTTAATAATCTTAAAGCGTCTGGTTGTTTATATTATTTCTGATTCCTTCTTCATAATGTAATGGTTACTGAGTCATTATGAGCTTCCATATGCATTTCGTTACTAAGGGAGAGCGGTAGAAAATTTTGTCATATACATGTAGCTATTGAATTGTGAAAACCACTTATATCTATTGTAATTTCCATATCCCAAGTGTGATTGGTTATTATCTTTAGCAATGTTTGATTATAATCTGGTCATGAACTTTGATTTGTATTGAGTTTGATTATTACCATAGTTGATACGTTTGTTGTAAAAGTGGTTATTATGAGCGTTCCATTGCACTTGAACACCATACGCTTGTAAAAATGTTTGAACTAAGATATGCCTTTCTTTCttgtgattttaatttttgactcATAAATAAATTTGGCCAAATCTTGTTTTTCATATCAACATACATTAGATTACTTTGATTTAGGTTTTAGTATTTGGTTATAGTTAGATTTTGAATTATGATTTGAAACAAGTTTGATTATAATTTGATTTGTGAACTTTGATTTggattattgagtttaattCTTATCCTAAGCGTGTTTGATTATAAGCGAATTTTAAAGTATAATTTGAAATTGTGTTTGattataatatgattttttaattttgatttatatgtTTGAATTTAATTACAACTTTGAGCATATTTGATTATAATcgaattttaaaatatgatttcGAGTGTGTTTTATTATAACTTATAAATACAAAAtggaatttttttagaataatttctTTTACCCTtttaaaaacaatatttttcaatattttgataccttaatttttttttattacaatgttcatattttatttttatgcctATTGTTATTTTTCCAGAATTTGGAGTGTCATCCCATGTTAGTATTGGAGGGtcattctttcatttttttattttttatttttttgtatcgAGCTAATGCTTTTAGCCATATGATCATATATAGATTGTATTACACTATTTTTAGCGATGGTTGGTGCTGAAGTTCTCGGTCTTCCTTATGCCATGGCACATATGAGATAGTAGGTATGTGCTTAATGATTCTACTTAATGTGTGTATATGTATGAAATTGATATTTGAAATGATGAAATTGTTGAACATGCAAGGAGTTTGGTTTTACGCTGATTAATCATGTCATGTATTATCACACTGGATATAATactcaaataaaaatagaaacagTGATGGATCACTGACCAGCAAGGAGCTTCGCAAGCTAGAATCTCCTGCCACGAAAAAGGAGTGACGACGAAAGAGGAAGGATCAAGGGAACTCAGCGAACCATATCTAAAACCAGGTGAACAGAGGCGAAAAAGGAGGTGATCCAGCATGGAGAAAATTGAGGTGGAAAGTGGCCAAGGAGCAAAAAGACCAGGAGCCGACGAAAAAAAAGAACGACCAGCTCCAACATGGCGATGACACAAGGATGTGTTGGGAATAAATAGTATGACCACAATTCAATTAATTAcatgtcaaataatttgttattgttattatattaaaatgttaatataataaggttcatgattaaatttagaaatttattattgtgatagtgatcataatattgagagataaatcttttataatttaatctaaattgttcttggtcataggattattaaaaaggacattatAATCCGCAAAGATCAATATATAcataatggtcttcattggatgaagattaatagatcacatttattaaattatatatatatagattgtgcatatagagatataaccattgaactgactcactcTGAGAATTTCTAATGATTATAAATAccgcatatttgtcaataggatattttcaagataaatataataatagagttttctttgacctgcgactatcatagtaattaacaatatatttattatactttgattccggacacctaataccctagggtgctagttgaatggatattgggtatgatttaaatacttgtagaattaatgattagtcaataaagaatccgtcaactctcggtaaagagtttgagctctataattataatgactgagatgaataaaaccttggccaagggaattgaatgaatgaagaaatgagttttttAGGTCATTCaaagttcattataataatagtaacaagttagagtttgacaattaaaccatactctaagggttaaccaagagctggaaagatggaaggaattacACTTTGTTCATctaaggttcttagtaaaaatatattacttcatactatcgggttGTTGAGCagtgttgctagacgccaaccttgattagtaaatttagtatgactaatgtactacccgcttagtattgaacctatgaagtcacacactaacgagtgttctaatctttgctatagaattatttaattattattttgatttgatcaaataaataattatattaattcaaaatagaatattattatattctttgctagcaccaagaatataataatagtatgataattgagaatattaaatgagatatgagaataattaattattctatttctaaatttggatgagatcctaattgattttgttttaaattgagttatgatatgattcataaatttgaaggattattcagatttagaatttcaaaatatgatttaaatttgaattgaaattcaaatttaaaatcaataacaaatctcatactatatatatgtatgtcaAGAGTACAGGAAATAGACGAGAATAAAACACaagaattttattcctttacctctacATACATAATCGTATGTGAGCCTAATTTTTGGAGAAGGATTTTATGGcgtgcaaagagttgcaagagctttctcaatttagatcagatgtccATTAGTCAAGGAGTTGACAACAAAGGTTGATCTCGGTGTGGATATACATAGCGCCTTCATACCATTGAAGGAGAAAGTAATTTTTACTAGCGTACATAGGTATTTAGATCTGATctactatatatttattattggaataaaatttaaacacaaaatagatttttagggttactttctttttttctgcTACGTGTTATAAACACATGATAATCCTTCAAAATGATGGTGGTCGATGAAGAGAGGAAACGAGGGTTCGAGGAAGGCGGCGAGATATGAAAGAGAATGGGAGACATGTGACCGTATAAAATGAGCGAGTGCCTAATTTGTATTAGACTTTTATAcgtataaatacaaattaaagataaagattCACATGCAGTTGTATTCAtataaagttgataattgataactgttagaTGATGATTTAGTCAAACttgtcaaattatctaacgatttttaaatatcaacttcacatgaagacAACTGAGTTTCCtccaaatacaaaaatatataatagctgattttagtgtataaatagcatttttgaCGAATTAATTATGAGTATATCATAAgtcacaaattttaaataaataaaatatgagaGTTGATGTATTccacatatctcgtttacaccgtaaacatatattttattattatttagatcGAATGAgatattaacaaatattttaaatattttagttgaATAGTTGGAttaaagaaaattcaaattgataccattatttaaaattagattGTATTGAAACACTAACTATTTCAAagttcaaataatattaatatcatATCGATCTAAatagtaacaaaatatattgatttttgttttttaaatcgatccaaatcaaattattaatatttttttattattttaaaaaattatatttttatatttataaaaattatatttttcttcttacaAATACTTATATCTCTTTTACAgtgtaaataaattaattatgagaaATTGAATATAAACGAGATATGTGGAGTATATCAACTCTCATGCATCACGGGTGCacctattttatttgtttaaaattgtTACCGTAAGCAAAATATActcataattaatttgtttacacggtaaatgagataaataataaaacacaaaaatataagTTGTGTTCAAATTACTTataccaataaataaaatatttcaaatatttatttgaaaagaagCCTAGATAATGATAAAGAGCATTCAGAGTGTAAGTCGGGCTTTTCTTTGTACTCAAGTTCTTTTACCCAACAATGAAATGCATGACTTATTTTACAATCTGGGGCAGCTCAATTTTTCAATGTTGGGAGGTTCAGGTTATCAAGACAGGTTAAATTTATTGAGGTTTGAAAATAATGAACTTTGTAAGTGTATAAATACAATAGTGTAGTCTAAGACAAAATAACACATAAGATTAATATAAAACACATCTTTCTCTTTGTATAGATGTACGCTGCGACATATTAGTGAATTTATATACGAATTATCTCAGTTATATTGAGATAATAATATTAgtgaatattaatattaaagttttttatttatatttttttattttatatttatatctttttatttatttattttacaacacgttatcagcacgaagTTCTGATCAAAATTTAGGAAgacacaaataataaaatatttattatgtcAAAACTTTTTCACCTTAAATTTAATGTTCTtgatatatttgaaaataactacttatcatggatactagatgccAAAATTCATCTTAATTTAATGGATATTTGAGATatcattaaaattgaaaataaagcatTCAAGAAGGTTAGAGTCAAAGCCATGATCTTCCTTCGTCGTAATCTTGACgaagaattgaaaaataaatatctcataCTAAAATATCCTGCAGATATGTGGAAGAACCTTAAaaaaaggtataatcatcaagGCTATATTTGTTTATAAGGACGGGATATTGGGACAGAgacacagagacacaaaatcatATTTGGCAGATGAGACATGGACCGAGACATTGTGTCTAAagacactgaattagtgtattttgtgtctatCCTGACAAGAAAGACACAGAGACACTATTAagggacacaacttattttttattttttcttttattattcttattaatttttca from Arachis duranensis cultivar V14167 chromosome 4, aradu.V14167.gnm2.J7QH, whole genome shotgun sequence encodes:
- the LOC107485329 gene encoding uncharacterized protein LOC107485329, whose product is METIEIPSLDFGSSAPSSSSSLSSSSLVSPPSNNITCIDRELYKAAVEGNFKEFINVQSIESILTPNKNTVLHVHLTSTETTPSLLPLPFLLKIQIKFQNLIRYKSIKQEPVSERFVQQILDKCEGLLLLPNIKGETPLHLAARYGHLAIVNLLIERAKGLLLEIESGIGAEKRLLRAETQENDAALHEAIRHCHYEIVEILLREEPELSNIANKAKETPLFLSSERGYTKIVSKILERVESPAYEGPNGRTALHAAVINGDLGLIHAHSLPLNGASISCASLERLRFKKTARYGSLFLFSFKDNTNPQVSSNIPN